The Myxococcales bacterium genome contains a region encoding:
- a CDS encoding PBP1A family penicillin-binding protein, translating to MGTRATKGPARSKRKEAARKRGGAKKRSDSGYSVGWVVVRVLTVLAFIFGLSTANWIVSMNRIVVDRFDGQRFAVPSKVYSAPDILYPGLDAELIDLRGTLARLGYREQTVTAGRPLRPGLYRWSKNRLRVYLRAFSHPTRPEPARDIVIRFKGNVIAEMRELPRSREVGAVLLEPELVGAYFGSEREQRELVKLESVPQHLIDAVLAVEDRRFASHHGVDLTRIGGAMLANLRAGGVRQGGSTLTQQLVKNFFLTPERTLRRKFQEAVMALIVEAQYSKRQILQSYLNEIYLGRRGATSIHGVGEATRYYFGKTVAELVPAESALLAAIIQSPNRLSPHRNPESARERRDLVLELMRKQGRLELEEFNLARGTPLDVAMPTTESGDARYFLDLLRQQLPEAYDRTLLQTEGLKIYSTLNSRLQRAAVRALVEGLESIERLNPELLSENPSKRLQGCLIAMRPQTGEILALVGGRNYGQSQFNRCTQARRPAGSVFKPFIYLAALENRDGPPIATLASFLDDVPLEIETRDGVWRPQNYDHEFRGRVSLRSALERSLNVPSVRLALRVGIDRVAEMAKRMGVNSYLPLVPSLALGTAELSPMEIARAYATLASGGVRPTPHTFEDVTAENRTLEQRRLELRQVIDPGLAHLGVSLLEGVVNRGTARRLRWLGLKGALAGKTGTTDDERDLWFVGFTPELVAVVWLGFDEPRSIGVSSSRGPLPIWASFIKEAMGNEMRGSFIPPGNIEHLEIDPRSGALAMPGCPSRQAEIFLAGTAPSEICDGRRRSPVAGRELDRHDPRRQDRVRSREQNRGLFGWLREIL from the coding sequence TTGGGGACCCGGGCGACCAAAGGACCCGCACGGTCAAAGCGCAAAGAAGCCGCGCGCAAGCGCGGCGGCGCAAAGAAGCGCAGTGACTCCGGCTACAGCGTCGGCTGGGTAGTCGTGCGCGTGCTGACGGTGTTGGCCTTTATTTTCGGCTTGTCGACCGCGAACTGGATCGTTTCGATGAACCGCATTGTGGTGGATCGATTCGACGGCCAGCGCTTCGCGGTTCCCTCCAAGGTGTACTCCGCCCCGGACATCCTCTACCCGGGCCTCGACGCCGAGCTGATCGATCTGCGGGGCACCCTGGCGCGCTTGGGCTATCGAGAACAGACGGTGACCGCCGGGCGCCCCCTGCGCCCCGGCCTCTACCGCTGGTCGAAGAACCGCTTGCGAGTCTATCTGCGGGCCTTCAGCCATCCGACCCGCCCCGAGCCCGCCCGAGATATCGTGATCCGCTTCAAGGGAAACGTGATCGCCGAAATGCGCGAACTCCCGCGCTCGCGCGAAGTCGGCGCAGTCCTGCTCGAACCCGAACTCGTGGGTGCCTACTTTGGCAGCGAGCGTGAGCAGCGCGAACTCGTGAAGCTCGAATCCGTACCCCAGCACCTGATCGACGCGGTGTTGGCCGTCGAGGACCGTCGCTTCGCAAGCCATCATGGGGTTGATTTGACCCGCATCGGTGGCGCGATGCTCGCCAACCTACGCGCCGGCGGCGTGCGCCAGGGGGGCAGCACGCTCACCCAACAACTGGTCAAGAACTTCTTTCTGACTCCGGAACGAACCCTGCGCCGCAAGTTTCAGGAAGCCGTGATGGCGCTGATCGTGGAAGCCCAATATTCAAAGCGCCAAATTCTTCAGAGCTATCTGAATGAAATCTATCTAGGACGTCGTGGGGCGACTTCGATTCACGGAGTCGGGGAGGCTACGCGTTACTACTTTGGCAAGACGGTCGCCGAACTCGTGCCCGCCGAATCGGCGTTGCTGGCCGCCATCATCCAGAGTCCAAATCGGCTTTCACCTCATCGCAACCCCGAATCGGCCCGGGAACGGCGCGATCTAGTACTCGAGTTGATGCGCAAGCAGGGGCGACTCGAACTGGAAGAATTCAACTTGGCTCGGGGTACGCCGCTGGACGTCGCGATGCCGACCACCGAGTCCGGAGACGCGCGTTACTTCCTCGATCTGCTGAGACAGCAACTCCCCGAAGCCTACGACCGCACGCTATTGCAGACCGAGGGACTGAAGATCTACTCGACTCTCAATTCGAGACTCCAGCGCGCCGCGGTGCGCGCGCTAGTGGAGGGCCTGGAGTCGATCGAACGTCTCAATCCCGAGCTCCTGAGCGAGAATCCGAGCAAGAGGCTACAGGGTTGCCTGATCGCGATGCGTCCCCAGACCGGAGAGATCCTGGCGCTGGTGGGCGGTCGAAATTATGGCCAATCGCAGTTCAATCGCTGCACCCAGGCGCGCAGGCCCGCCGGCAGCGTGTTCAAACCCTTCATATATCTCGCGGCGCTCGAAAATCGCGACGGCCCGCCAATCGCCACCCTGGCGAGTTTTCTCGATGATGTCCCGCTGGAGATCGAGACTCGTGACGGAGTCTGGCGGCCACAGAACTACGATCATGAATTTCGCGGGCGTGTTTCGCTCCGCAGCGCACTCGAGCGCTCGCTCAATGTTCCCTCGGTTCGTCTGGCACTGCGGGTCGGGATCGATCGCGTGGCCGAAATGGCGAAGCGCATGGGCGTAAACAGCTACCTGCCTCTGGTGCCGAGCCTGGCCCTCGGCACTGCAGAACTCTCGCCGATGGAGATTGCCCGGGCTTACGCGACCCTGGCGAGTGGAGGTGTGCGTCCCACCCCCCATACCTTCGAGGACGTCACCGCCGAGAATCGTACGCTCGAGCAGCGCCGTCTCGAACTCCGGCAGGTCATCGACCCGGGTCTCGCGCACCTCGGAGTTTCGTTGCTAGAGGGCGTGGTAAACCGGGGCACTGCGCGACGCTTGCGCTGGCTGGGACTGAAGGGAGCGCTGGCGGGAAAGACCGGGACGACCGACGACGAACGGGACCTTTGGTTTGTTGGGTTTACCCCCGAGTTGGTCGCGGTGGTCTGGCTGGGATTCGATGAGCCGCGCAGCATCGGGGTTTCGAGTAGTCGGGGCCCGCTGCCCATCTGGGCGAGCTTCATCAAGGAAGCGATGGGAAACGAGATGCGTGGAAGCTTCATTCCGCCGGGCAATATCGAACACCTCGAGATCGATCCTCGTTCCGGCGCGCTGGCGATGCCGGGTTGTCCCAGTCGTCAGGCTGAAATCTTCCTCGCCGGCACGGCTCCCAGCGAAATTTGTGACGGTCGCAGGCGCAGTCCGGTTGCCGGGCGAGAGTTGGATCGCCATGATCCACGGCGGCAGGACCGAGTTCGCTCGCGCGAACAGAATCGTGGACTCTTCGGCTGGCTGCGAGAAAT
- the argH gene encoding argininosuccinate lyase yields the protein MSKDKKSKTKESRAGDPKSTKLWGGRFSGATDPTVERFSASVHFDRALARYDIRGSIAHAQMLARTKIIPAEDAEALIAGLRAIEVEIETGTFPFDPALEDIHMNIESRLREQIGPVSGRLHTGRSRNDQVATDTALYLRETCWATEMGLLGLRQILVERSRQHIDTILPGYTHLQRAQPVRLAHHWLAYVEMLGRDAERFADLRTRVRRCPLGAGALAGSTLPLDRADTARALGFDEPTRNSMDSVAARDLVLEFLSAAAICMVNLSRFAEELVIWSSAEFGFVELADAYSTGSSLMPQKKNPDVPELVRGKSGRAIGNLVSLLTTMKGLPLTYNRDMQEDKEPLFDSATTLRDCLEVMSGSFATLQVNEARMADAARDPMLLATDLAEILVLDGVPFREAHQAVGKIVGHCSREGVSLTSLSQAEMQGFHSAFRAPSADLLNLERSLAKRELIGGTSQKRVSEALDVATRELEEEAQALESAGLQIEGPK from the coding sequence ATGAGCAAAGACAAGAAAAGCAAAACGAAAGAGAGCCGAGCGGGCGACCCAAAGTCCACGAAACTTTGGGGCGGGCGCTTCAGCGGTGCGACGGATCCAACCGTTGAGCGCTTCAGCGCTTCCGTTCACTTCGACCGTGCGCTGGCGCGCTACGACATTCGGGGTTCGATCGCCCATGCCCAGATGCTGGCCAGGACCAAGATCATCCCCGCTGAAGACGCGGAGGCGTTGATCGCGGGCCTGCGCGCAATCGAAGTCGAGATCGAGACCGGCACGTTTCCATTCGACCCAGCCCTCGAAGACATTCACATGAACATCGAGTCACGCCTGCGAGAGCAGATCGGTCCGGTGTCGGGACGACTTCACACCGGCCGCTCGCGAAACGATCAGGTGGCCACCGATACGGCCCTGTATCTACGAGAGACCTGCTGGGCAACCGAAATGGGACTGCTCGGGCTTCGCCAGATCTTGGTTGAGCGGAGCCGACAGCACATCGACACCATCTTGCCCGGCTATACCCACTTGCAGCGCGCTCAACCCGTGCGGCTGGCCCATCACTGGCTCGCCTATGTCGAGATGCTCGGGCGAGACGCCGAGCGCTTTGCGGACCTGCGGACGCGGGTCCGACGCTGCCCTCTCGGCGCGGGAGCCCTGGCCGGATCCACCCTGCCACTCGATCGCGCAGATACGGCCCGGGCACTCGGCTTCGACGAACCCACGCGCAACAGCATGGACAGTGTGGCGGCGCGGGACCTCGTGCTGGAGTTTCTATCTGCAGCGGCGATCTGCATGGTCAACCTCTCGCGCTTCGCGGAAGAGCTGGTCATCTGGTCGAGTGCGGAGTTTGGCTTCGTCGAACTCGCGGACGCGTATTCGACCGGTTCGAGCTTGATGCCTCAGAAGAAGAATCCCGACGTGCCCGAGTTGGTGAGGGGCAAATCCGGCCGGGCGATCGGCAACCTGGTCTCGCTCTTGACCACCATGAAGGGCCTGCCCCTGACCTACAACCGCGACATGCAGGAAGACAAAGAACCGCTCTTCGATTCGGCGACAACCCTGCGCGATTGTCTCGAAGTCATGAGCGGCTCGTTCGCGACCCTGCAGGTCAACGAAGCTCGCATGGCGGATGCCGCCCGGGACCCGATGTTGCTCGCGACCGACCTGGCGGAGATTCTGGTCCTCGACGGTGTGCCGTTCCGAGAGGCCCATCAGGCGGTGGGAAAAATTGTGGGGCACTGCAGCCGGGAAGGCGTGTCCCTGACCTCGCTCAGCCAAGCTGAGATGCAGGGTTTCCACTCGGCGTTCCGCGCGCCATCGGCCGACCTGCTGAATCTCGAGCGCAGTCTCGCCAAGCGCGAACTCATCGGCGGAACCTCGCAGAAACGCGTGAGCGAAGCCCTCGATGTCGCGACGCGTGAACTCGAAGAAGAAGCCCAGGCTCTCGAAAGCGCGGGACTGCAGATCGAAGGTCCCAAATGA